Genomic window (Leptospira kirschneri serovar Cynopteri str. 3522 CT):
GAAATATACTCCCTCCAGCCAAACTTTTCAGCCTGCTGATCCGTTATTGAAAAGAGTGGAAATCGTAGTTTAGGTGTCACCCGATTTTCTTCCGGTAAATTCCACTTCAGTTCTGCCAGAAGTTTATTTCCCTTTCGGGTATTACAGTTTTTACAGGCCGCGACTAAATTTTCCCAAGAATTAAATTCTTTGGGTCTTTCTTTTTTGGGAACGTGTTCCCATCTGCTTCTCGGAATTACGTGATCCAATGTGAGTTTAGAACTTGGAAATTTTTTACCACAATATACGCAGTGGTAATTATCTCTTTGGAATATGTTTTCTCTGGAAACTTTATCTTTTCTGGGAGGAACTTTATAATAGTCTCTTAAAAGAATAATTCTAGGTGCTGTAAATCTTAGTTTTTCGGATCGAATGAAGAGATTTTTATCATCTTTGATGAGTTGTGCTTTTTCAAGAATAATCAGGATGAGGGCGTCTTTGACCGACCGGATCCCGATGGGGACGTAACCGGCATTCAGCACAAGCACCGGCTGCGCAAGAATGTCCATAACTGGTCAAACAATATTCGGCGCTCGGAAGATGTAAAGAAATTCTCTAGTTTAGGAACGTTTCTTGCGAATCCAATAAACGATCCCGAACAATAAAAAAACAGTTCCTAAAAATCCAAATACTAAAAGTTGTCCGTTGTGAACCCAATCCATTAGAATATCAAAGTTATAAGCTCCGAAATATCCAAGATAAACCCAAACTGGAACAGAAATAATCGCTGCAAGAAAATCTAAAATTACAAAACGGTAAAATGAAATTCGGTCTGAGGTGCCTGCAGTCAGATAAATAGGCATTCTGAGGCCTGGCATAAAACGTGCCATAAATGTGACCCAGTTTCCATAACGAGAAATTTTATCTTGAACCTTGGCAAATCTTTCCGGCGTGACAATCCTAGAAATCATTGGAATTTGAAGTACACGAACTCCGTAGATTCTGCCGATCAAAAAAACGGAACTGTCTCCAATGAGTACTCCTGCCATTCCAATTAGAAACATAAAATGTGGATCCGCTTTTCCGAGTCCTGCGATTACTCCTCCGGAAACGAGAGAAATATCTTCTGGAACGGGGAGTCCAAATCCGCAAAAAATCAAAACCAAAAAGACGGCAATATAACCGTATTCGGAAAATACATTCACAAGAATATTTAAAAATTCCATCTTCTGAGCAGATCCTATTTTTTAGGATTCCAAAGTCAATAAAATGGAATGAGGGTAAAATAGCAGTAAACAAACAAAAAAAGTGGAGGGACTTTTCAGAAAACTCTCTAAATTTTGTAAAACGTGTATTTTTCCAGAGAAGATTTGCTTCAAAAAGAGACGGAAACGTTGGCTCCTTATGCTATTTCTAACGCGAATAATGGTGGTAGAATTTACGAAGAAGAGGAACATTCTTATAGACTTCCTTTTCAAAGAGACAGAGATAGGATTCTTCATTCCAGCGCATTTAAGCGTCTGCAATACAAAACACAAGTGTTTATCTTTTCCGTCGGTGAGAATTATAGAAATAGAATGACTCATACTTTAGAAGTTGCGGGACTTTCTAGAACAATCGCAAGCGCTCTTGGACTCAATCCTCTTCTTTCCGAATCGATTGCTTTGGCTCATGATCTAGGCCACACTCCTTTTGGTCACGCTGGTCAAGAAATTTTATCCGGACTTATGAAGGATTACGGAGGATTTGAACACAATAAACAATCCTTACGAATCGTAACTTCGATTGAAAAAAAATATCCGAATTTTCCTGGGCTTAACTTGTGCAGAGAAACTTTAAAAGGTCTTATGAAACACGGAACGGATTATGATTCTTCTGTTATACTTTTAGAAAGAAAGGAAAACGGTCCGTCTTTAGAAGGAATGATCGCAGATCTTTCCGATGAGATCGCTTATACCAATCATGACATTGAAGACGGTTGGGAAATGGGTTATCTTCATTTAGGAGATTTGTTGGAGAATCCTTTTTGGAAAGAGGTCTATGAAGAATGTAAAGATCAGTATAAAGAAGTAGGTGAAAAAATTCTAATTCGAACTTCGATTCGAACTCTCACCAATTTTTTGGTTTCGGATTTGATCCAAAGTATTTCTAGTGCGTTGGAAAAAAATCAAGTTCAATCTAATGAAGACCTGTCGTTTCTTTGGAAACAAGATATTAGAATCGCTTCTTTTTCAAACCAAGTGGATCTTAAATTTAGAGAATTAAAATTTTTTCTATACGAAAAGTTATATCGCCATGAGGATTTGATTCGTATGAGCGACTACGGAAAAAAAATCATAGAATCTTTATTTGATTATTTTTTAAAACATCCTGAAAAAATTCCGGAAACTTATAAAGAAAGAATTGAAGAAGAATCTTTGTACAGAGTGATCAGCGATTACGTAGCTGGTATGACTGACAGATACGCGGAAAAAATCTATCAGTCGCTTCCTTAATATTCAAAAATTAGAATGTTTTTTTTGTAGATTCTGGTTGTGTTTCCGTTTTTTGTTCCTGCTGCGGAGAAGAACTGGAACAATAATTCGCGACAAGCATAATTGGAATTGTATTGTTAGGACAATAGTTGATGATTCCGATTTGGAATTCTTCTTTATCGGATCCCGAATTGAAAAATCCTAAACTAATCGCCCGCTTCTCTTTAGACGAAACTTCCAGACTCGTTCCTATATTCACAATTAGCAAATCCACAATTAAATACAAAGAATACAAAAAAACAATGTTTATAAATTGGTATCATGGAAAGAAACAAAGACATTCTGTTGCAAATCAAAAGTCTGTCAATTTTGTTTTCATAAGAACCAAGATTGGATCCAATGAATTTGACTGAGATCCTTGGAAGTTGAAATGGGTAATCAAAAAATATTTTAAAAAATCAATATTGGAAGTTTACAACACGTTCAAAATGTTGATCTATGGAAAACGAGTTTTGGGTTTGTTCTGAGTCTTTGCGAAACTTTCTAAGGAGTTGTGGCATTTTTTTATCTAACGAATTCTTAAAAAGTGAAAACAAAAATCGAATTAAAATTATAGAAATTCTATCATATTTCCACAAGAATTTGAACTTTTGAGATCATTATTAGAGTTGTTGAAAAATTCCATAGTTCAGTTTAACAAAACTATTTCAATTGCTGTTTCCATGAAATAGAAACAGATGGAGAATTCATTTTTCAACAACTCTATTATATATTAATTCAGTTTATAAAATATTTATAATACTGATTTTTTATTCACAATGGTTTGCTCCTGTGGTAATTGAAAACTTTTTTCCGTGACAAACGTTGAGTAATCCAAATTGTACCATTGACTTCTTGGAGACGTTGGAAAGATTAATTAAGCCAATCTGAGTATCGCCTATTTCTTGATTTCCTATATTAAAAATTCCTAAACTTATTCCTTCTGAATATAAGTTTAGAATTCCAAAATTGAATCCAACTACATTCTGATTGTATAATGCGACGTTGATTCTTTTGGATAAAAAGTTGGAGATACCGATCGTTAAACTTCCAGTTTTATAATTTACTAATCCGATTGTAAGTTCTACACCGCTGCTTCTGTCCTTTCCTAAGTTTATAATACCTGCTTGTAGTCCAACGGAGCCTCCTTCTATATAATTTACGAGCCCTATTTGGATTCCGAATAATTTTTCACCCGATACGTTTACAACTGCAAGTTGAAGCCCGGTTGTTTGTCCGCTGGATTTGTTAAAAATTCCAATTTGAACTCCTATCATTCGTTCCTTAATTTTGTTGACGGTTCCGATATTAAGCCCATAGAGATTTTGAACTTCTCCATAAATCAAATTAAACCTGAAAAATTCTGAGTTCGTATTGGGAAAAATTTCTAAAGTTGTTTTAGGAGTTAAAGCAAAAGTGCAATGACAGATTAATAAACAAAAAGTAGAAAGAATTATAGAATATAACGTTAAACGGAATCGATTCATAAATTAAATAGAGATCCTTCTATTTAATTAAGGGTTGTCAATTTGATTTTATGGGTCAGTCCTAAAACTTGAAAAAGAATAACATAGAATTAACTGCATAGTTTCTTTGTTGTTAGTTCAAAAGTTTTAAATTGGTTTTTTATTACTGAAATTTTTGAATGAATTTTAACGATTTAAAATTTAGTAGCAGGTTCTGATTTCTTTTCCGAACAAACTAAATTGAGTTTAAAAATATCGTAATAATTGTAAAAATAATTTATGAATTTCAAATAAAGTTAAGTGAATCGGTCTTAGGTACAGGTTTTATTTTTTTGTCATAAATATTCTTTATAGGAGAATAAGCAGTTTAAGGAGTAAAATATTTTTAGAATATAATAATTATTAAATGTATTTTTACATTTAATAATTATTTTAAGTTTCAAAAAAGAAACAAAAATAAATTCGATCGTAGACGGGATATCATTGAATTTGTTCGATTGTTTTTAACTTTTTATAGTTACAAGCGAGCGTTCTGGAAAGTTCTATAGCCAGTGGTTGAACGTCTTTTCGTTCTGGCTGTAATTGAAATTCGTGCGCCTGAAATTTTGCGGATTGAGTCGTATGGTTGTAAACCGAAATTGTAACTCCAGAAAAACCACGGGTACTCAACACTTCAATAATAAACGGACCGTGGCTGCTGGGCTCCGACCTAGAAGTTATTTGATGTTCCGATTTACGATTCAAAATCTCCGCCTCGATAGAAACGAAATTTTCAACACTATATACGACTATATTCTTTGCAACCGAAACGGGAACTTTCACGATTTTTACTCCCAGTCCTAGAATCGGAATATCTTCCACGGCTTGGAGGATTCCGGATAAACCCAACATTTGTCTTTGAGAAGATGGAAGTGAATTATGCGGAACCCGATTCATGATATTCCAAACAACCGATTGTACATCTTGCCTTGAGTTACATTGTCCCCACATGCTATTCAAAAGCTTTCGAATTTCGTTATTTTCGTTTACATGAATAACTTTGTAAGGTTCGTTCGGATGTGGACCTGCTCCCGATGATTTCAAACAATAAGAATTGAGCGATAGAATCAGCTTTGTTTCTGCTGGAACGATCAAAGTATTGGGTTCAAGCGTAGGAGATAAAATATTAAAAAGAAGGGGATTGATTTTACTTTGATTTTTTTTATCGGGGAAAAGGTTAAATTCGGTTTGGGTTTGTTTATCTATGTCTATTGCGGTTGTCTTTTTAGGAACGTATTTTGAAAAATCGACCATCTCTTCGGATTTTATTTGCTGTGTGCAAGAAATCGTAAAGATGCTTACAAAAAATGGAAGAAAAATCGCAACGATAAATAAAAAAAAACTGTTTAGAAAAAAAGTCATAGGCTCTAATCTTTATAACAATAATTCACCAGGATTGTAATCGGCAAAACTCCATTCGGACAAATATTGATAACTCCGATTTGGAAATTTCCTTCTCCGCTGATGTTAAGCGCTCCTATATTAAATCCTTTCCCATCGTTATTGATGTTAAGGACTCCTAGGTTGAATCCTATTCCTTGATTGACTGCTCCTATATTAAATCCTGTACTGTTAGAATTGACAACACCTACAGTGAGTCCTTTACTAATGGAATTGATAACACCCAGGTTCACTCCGGTTCCTCCATTGATGGCGCCTACGTTGATTCCCGTTCCTCCCGAATTGTAGAGTATTCCGGCATTTAGTCCGGCTCCGCTATTCTTGGAATTGATGATTCCGAGTGTAACACCACCACCACCGTTGTTGATTGCACCTACCGTAAGATATAAACCGGGTGTCGTTTTTGCATTATAAATTCCTAATTGAATTCCAGTGTCGCTTGCTTCTGTAAAATTCAACCCGCCGGCCTGAACCGTAAAAACTCCTCTTTTTTCTTCGTTATAAAGTCCTACTTGAATTCCTGTACTACTTTCTGCTTGATTGATTCCGCCTGCTTGAATCATTATGATTCCTTTTTCTTCTTCTTTATTCATTCCTGCTTGGGTTTCGGAGTATTCTCCAGAAGTTGCTCTGGTAACTTGAACGTTTTTGGTCTTTTTTCCACTTTCACTGTTATAAAAGCCTAATTGAATTCCTGCTACACCTTGGACTTTGTTTGATCCTCCAGCCTGCAGAATTAAACCAGCTTTTTTAGCGGTATTGTAAAAGGCGACTTGTGTGGCTGCATAAGTATTTCCTTGCGAAATATTAGCGCCTCCAACTTGAATTCCTACTAGATTTTCTTTTACAGTATTGATGACGCCCAAATTGATTCCGTATAAATTTTTTACTTCACCTTGGGAAAGACTGGTGTGAAAAACTTCCGTTTCCGTTCTAACGGGAATTCTGATAAAGGATTTAGACCCGCTGAGGCCGGTTACGCCGCAATTTAAGAATAAGGCCGTAGAGACGGTAATTTTGAAAAAAGAAACAACAAAATGGAATATTATAAAATTTTTATATTTCATATTTATCTACAATAGTTAAAAAGGATCATTACGGGAAGGATTCCTTTTCCGCAAAAATTTAAGAGACCGAATTCTAGAGTCGGTTCGTTCGTGTCTTCTTCACCGGCTGCGTTGATGAGACCGATGTGAATCCCTGAACCTCCGTTTAAAATACCTACATTGATTCCTTTACCTTGGATATTCAGAGCGCCTAAGTTAAAACCATTTCCTTGTTCGTTCATAATACCTACATTGACTCCTTCCGAATATAAATTCAAACCTCCGATCATCATTCCCTTGGTCTGAAAGTTACCCGCGCCAACTGTAATGTCAAAACCACTTTTTTGAGAACCAACATTGACGATTCCCGTTTGCAGTCCGTTTGATTGCCCCTCCGAGTAATTTATGAGTCCTGCTTGAATACCCGCTCTTTTATCCTTGGCCGTGTTCACGAGCGCTATTTGCGCGCCGTATGTACTTCCTTGTGAGGAATTTGCGATCCCTATCTGTGTGCCTATCATTTGATTTTGACTTGAATTATATAAAGAAACTTGTGCGCCGTAAGTGTTCCCTTTGGATGTATTCACAATTCCCGCTTGAGCTCCGTAAGAATCTTTATTTGAAAGATTTACAATTCCAGCTTGGGCTCCAATCATCCTATTTTCCACA
Coding sequences:
- a CDS encoding HNH endonuclease; amino-acid sequence: MDILAQPVLVLNAGYVPIGIRSVKDALILIILEKAQLIKDDKNLFIRSEKLRFTAPRIILLRDYYKVPPRKDKVSRENIFQRDNYHCVYCGKKFPSSKLTLDHVIPRSRWEHVPKKERPKEFNSWENLVAACKNCNTRKGNKLLAELKWNLPEENRVTPKLRFPLFSITDQQAEKFGWREYISF
- a CDS encoding DedA family protein; this encodes MEFLNILVNVFSEYGYIAVFLVLIFCGFGLPVPEDISLVSGGVIAGLGKADPHFMFLIGMAGVLIGDSSVFLIGRIYGVRVLQIPMISRIVTPERFAKVQDKISRYGNWVTFMARFMPGLRMPIYLTAGTSDRISFYRFVILDFLAAIISVPVWVYLGYFGAYNFDILMDWVHNGQLLVFGFLGTVFLLFGIVYWIRKKRS
- a CDS encoding deoxyguanosinetriphosphate triphosphohydrolase, coding for MYFSREDLLQKETETLAPYAISNANNGGRIYEEEEHSYRLPFQRDRDRILHSSAFKRLQYKTQVFIFSVGENYRNRMTHTLEVAGLSRTIASALGLNPLLSESIALAHDLGHTPFGHAGQEILSGLMKDYGGFEHNKQSLRIVTSIEKKYPNFPGLNLCRETLKGLMKHGTDYDSSVILLERKENGPSLEGMIADLSDEIAYTNHDIEDGWEMGYLHLGDLLENPFWKEVYEECKDQYKEVGEKILIRTSIRTLTNFLVSDLIQSISSALEKNQVQSNEDLSFLWKQDIRIASFSNQVDLKFRELKFFLYEKLYRHEDLIRMSDYGKKIIESLFDYFLKHPEKIPETYKERIEEESLYRVISDYVAGMTDRYAEKIYQSLP
- a CDS encoding LA_2272/LA_2273 family lipoprotein, encoding MNRFRLTLYSIILSTFCLLICHCTFALTPKTTLEIFPNTNSEFFRFNLIYGEVQNLYGLNIGTVNKIKERMIGVQIGIFNKSSGQTTGLQLAVVNVSGEKLFGIQIGLVNYIEGGSVGLQAGIINLGKDRSSGVELTIGLVNYKTGSLTIGISNFLSKRINVALYNQNVVGFNFGILNLYSEGISLGIFNIGNQEIGDTQIGLINLSNVSKKSMVQFGLLNVCHGKKFSITTGANHCE
- a CDS encoding LA_2272/LA_2273 family lipoprotein, encoding MKYKNFIIFHFVVSFFKITVSTALFLNCGVTGLSGSKSFIRIPVRTETEVFHTSLSQGEVKNLYGINLGVINTVKENLVGIQVGGANISQGNTYAATQVAFYNTAKKAGLILQAGGSNKVQGVAGIQLGFYNSESGKKTKNVQVTRATSGEYSETQAGMNKEEEKGIIMIQAGGINQAESSTGIQVGLYNEEKRGVFTVQAGGLNFTEASDTGIQLGIYNAKTTPGLYLTVGAINNGGGGVTLGIINSKNSGAGLNAGILYNSGGTGINVGAINGGTGVNLGVINSISKGLTVGVVNSNSTGFNIGAVNQGIGFNLGVLNINNDGKGFNIGALNISGEGNFQIGVINICPNGVLPITILVNYCYKD
- a CDS encoding LA_2272/LA_2273 family lipoprotein; amino-acid sequence: MRIYSFFSILFFILCEISLSNCGLALTPQITTTIPPQNKETKIEIIRLNILYGELMNLIGINVGIVNTVENRMIGAQAGIVNLSNKDSYGAQAGIVNTSKGNTYGAQVSLYNSSQNQMIGTQIGIANSSQGSTYGAQIALVNTAKDKRAGIQAGLINYSEGQSNGLQTGIVNVGSQKSGFDITVGAGNFQTKGMMIGGLNLYSEGVNVGIMNEQGNGFNLGALNIQGKGINVGILNGGSGIHIGLINAAGEEDTNEPTLEFGLLNFCGKGILPVMILFNYCR